One window of the Marinicella rhabdoformis genome contains the following:
- a CDS encoding SpoIIE family protein phosphatase, with product MRPETSLFKEPKNKQESAGTLEQLSLLADLSQDFVKSMDIDVILKRAVVRIKNYMQSEAASVFLLNKENKLLCRASSGPVDVTNMVIETHDGIVGRTFIQGECQMIKDASKDADFICHVDELTGFQTKSVLCTPLIWNDKTIGVIQVLNRLDDGLFMARDRDILRLLAPPIALAVQNARFTLNVVEQKRIRKELTLARKLQRSLLPNRIKPPFPVVGTNVSANEVSGDFYDYFELNDGTIGFFIGDVSGKGLDASMLMVRASSLLRWIGKDKLPPGQWLAKANKELCEKASRGLFVCAAVGYYDPKTDTVTWSNAGLPPVIYKCPACQIESWRADAPPLGIKHSALSFEQQSLTLEQGGLYFLTDGLTDARNDEGERLELDGLIEHIKTVESDSPEVRIGKLITFARRHKLNDDATMLLIEKRDHLKEKIIDNMTFQSDPGQLKEVRCRVKQACQAVNFDETTCQEIILSLDEAVTNIIRHAYKNNTEESIELEIKKQNNTLVFYLRDFAPEVYDSQIKPRDLNNPLPGQMGINFIDSIMDSWEFATPKDGYGNLLIMKKEIKVL from the coding sequence ATGAGGCCTGAGACCTCATTATTCAAAGAACCTAAAAACAAGCAGGAATCTGCAGGCACACTTGAGCAGCTCTCATTACTGGCTGACTTGAGCCAGGATTTTGTTAAATCGATGGACATTGATGTGATTTTAAAACGTGCGGTGGTGCGCATCAAAAATTACATGCAATCTGAAGCAGCCAGCGTATTTTTGCTGAACAAAGAAAACAAACTCTTGTGTCGGGCCAGTTCAGGCCCAGTTGATGTCACCAACATGGTCATAGAAACCCATGACGGCATCGTGGGCCGCACGTTTATTCAAGGCGAATGCCAAATGATCAAAGACGCCAGTAAAGACGCAGACTTCATATGTCATGTCGATGAACTGACGGGTTTTCAAACCAAATCGGTACTTTGTACGCCGTTGATTTGGAATGACAAAACCATCGGCGTGATACAAGTGCTGAATCGATTAGATGACGGTCTATTCATGGCTCGCGACCGAGACATTTTGCGGTTACTGGCACCACCCATCGCATTAGCAGTGCAAAATGCCAGATTCACTTTAAATGTAGTAGAACAAAAAAGAATCCGCAAAGAACTGACGCTGGCACGAAAATTACAACGTTCCTTGCTTCCCAACCGAATCAAGCCACCCTTTCCAGTGGTGGGGACCAATGTATCAGCGAATGAGGTTTCAGGGGATTTCTATGATTATTTTGAGCTCAATGATGGCACCATAGGGTTTTTCATAGGTGACGTCTCAGGCAAAGGACTAGATGCCTCCATGCTGATGGTCAGGGCCAGCAGCCTGTTGCGCTGGATTGGAAAAGACAAGCTGCCACCAGGCCAGTGGTTAGCAAAAGCCAACAAAGAGTTGTGTGAAAAAGCCTCGCGCGGCCTGTTCGTTTGTGCAGCGGTTGGTTATTACGACCCTAAAACCGACACGGTCACATGGTCGAATGCCGGTTTACCACCCGTCATATATAAATGCCCAGCCTGTCAGATAGAGTCTTGGCGTGCAGATGCACCACCATTAGGCATCAAACACAGCGCCCTCTCTTTCGAACAACAAAGCCTAACCTTAGAACAAGGTGGCCTATACTTTTTAACTGACGGTTTAACTGATGCAAGAAATGATGAAGGTGAACGATTAGAACTGGACGGTTTGATCGAGCACATCAAAACGGTAGAGTCTGATTCTCCAGAAGTGCGGATTGGAAAACTCATTACATTTGCTAGGCGACACAAACTCAATGACGATGCCACCATGTTGTTGATCGAAAAGCGAGACCACCTCAAAGAAAAGATTATTGATAACATGACATTTCAATCTGACCCTGGCCAGCTAAAAGAAGTCAGGTGTCGGGTCAAACAAGCCTGTCAGGCGGTTAATTTTGATGAAACCACTTGCCAAGAAATCATACTCAGTCTAGATGAAGCAGTTACCAATATCATCAGACACGCCTACAAAAACAATACTGAAGAAAGCATAGAACTTGAAATCAAAAAACAAAACAACACCTTGGTGTTTTACTTGAGGGATTTTGCTCCCGAGGTCTATGACAGCCAGATCAAACCGCGTGATTTAAACAATCCTTTGCCCGGTCAAATGGGCATCAATTTCATTGATTCCATCATGGACTCTTGGGAGTTTGCCACACCTAAAGACGGCTATGGCAACCTCCTTATCATGAAAAAAGAAATTAAAGTACTCTAG
- a CDS encoding thiol:disulfide interchange protein DsbA/DsbL, producing MKKLTLFLALFLVISCSNADQQEAEAKVEAIKTEATKAVETAKSEVKEAAEEAVTEQVAKATNTVAKKVMPAEVNYQAGIHYTVLNPAWDTETEDEVVVYEFFGYLCPHCYSFQPYMKAFEQRKKDNVKLVRVPVVFQPIWKIYAQAYYTAESMDLLEKSHNAFFEAIHQHKKQFRTIEQIADWYASSFGVDKDKFLSTANSFMIDGMIRKGDQMMRQMQVQSTPTVVVNGKFKPNAKQLKTREGMMDLVDYLIDAESK from the coding sequence ATGAAAAAACTAACTTTATTTTTAGCGCTGTTCTTAGTTATCAGCTGTTCAAATGCTGATCAACAAGAAGCAGAAGCTAAAGTTGAGGCTATTAAAACAGAAGCGACAAAAGCGGTTGAAACGGCTAAGTCAGAAGTCAAAGAGGCTGCTGAGGAAGCAGTCACTGAGCAAGTGGCCAAAGCGACAAATACCGTGGCTAAGAAAGTTATGCCTGCGGAAGTGAACTATCAGGCTGGGATTCATTACACAGTTTTAAACCCAGCGTGGGATACAGAGACTGAAGATGAAGTCGTTGTTTATGAGTTTTTTGGATATTTGTGCCCTCATTGTTATTCTTTCCAACCCTATATGAAGGCTTTTGAGCAAAGAAAGAAAGACAATGTGAAGTTGGTACGTGTTCCTGTCGTTTTCCAACCCATCTGGAAAATCTATGCACAAGCATACTACACAGCAGAATCAATGGATTTGTTAGAAAAGTCTCATAATGCTTTCTTCGAAGCCATTCATCAGCATAAGAAACAATTCAGAACCATTGAACAAATTGCCGACTGGTATGCTTCAAGTTTCGGTGTAGATAAAGATAAATTCTTATCAACAGCAAACTCGTTTATGATTGATGGCATGATTCGCAAAGGTGATCAAATGATGCGTCAGATGCAAGTACAGTCAACACCTACTGTTGTTGTTAATGGTAAATTCAAACCCAATGCCAAACAGTTGAAAACACGTGAAGGCATGATGGATTTGGTTGATTACTTGATTGATGCTGAAAGCAAATAA
- a CDS encoding alpha/beta hydrolase family protein yields MKKILSLMALLILSNSALAAKKVPLEAFAAKAKFKSVKISPDAKHLAFTFEEGSEVKLGIMNMKTKKGLFAFDVGDDREVAQFDWVSNKRIVFVSQYITGWLDGRPKKPEMKAVDIDGENATMLHDFQRSGVRIISLLEDQPDHVLISKSHYADGGSAKLNKMNIHNGKMSYMKGAPSTVGGTLSRIYSIRVDHNDEPRVAVEYDPVDRFNFDDDVIYLHIRKSGGDWKLMTLPNNKTEPPQVAGLGFSKDNNIYYFASNHDLKDEGTTGLFSYNFSTDKITKLFRHPDVDIASAITGRNDEVIGVNYEAGYPDYFYLEDESVKGEVAFHKSIRASFKGQAIGIGTYTKDRNITTISVRSDKNPGDYYLIDRRDNKVTYVASRNSQIDPKLMAAVEPFTMTARDGLKMYGLMTIPNGKELKDLPMVIYPHGGPYGPRDRWGFDNRAQLLAHHGYLVVQLDFRGSGGYGKKFEKEGYTYWGTKMQDDITDATKWAINQGYADKDRICIHGVSYGGYASMQAVVREPDLYKCTIPDAGIYEVELQWKKADSFKGNRKARQNYFKQMFGTYEDQAVLDSRSPALNLDKVTADIFLVHGTEDVRVPIENAYFLEKKLKEKGIKYKTMYKKDGHGFQKIPHRLDLYKAILKFLKKNIGK; encoded by the coding sequence ATGAAAAAAATTCTATCCCTTATGGCCTTGCTGATATTAAGCAACAGCGCATTGGCCGCAAAAAAAGTTCCACTTGAAGCATTCGCGGCTAAAGCCAAATTCAAGTCAGTAAAAATTTCACCTGACGCCAAACACCTGGCCTTTACTTTCGAAGAAGGGTCAGAAGTTAAGCTCGGCATCATGAATATGAAAACTAAGAAAGGCTTGTTTGCGTTCGACGTGGGTGATGATCGAGAAGTGGCTCAATTTGATTGGGTCAGCAACAAACGAATCGTCTTCGTTAGCCAATACATTACTGGGTGGTTAGATGGCAGACCTAAAAAACCTGAAATGAAAGCCGTGGATATTGATGGCGAAAACGCAACCATGCTTCATGACTTTCAAAGATCTGGTGTTCGAATCATCTCATTACTTGAAGACCAACCTGATCATGTTTTAATTTCTAAAAGCCATTATGCTGATGGCGGCAGTGCCAAATTAAATAAAATGAACATCCACAACGGTAAAATGAGCTACATGAAAGGCGCCCCAAGCACTGTTGGTGGGACTTTGTCTCGAATTTATTCTATTCGGGTTGATCACAATGATGAACCTCGTGTTGCTGTTGAATACGATCCGGTCGATCGTTTTAATTTTGACGACGATGTTATTTATTTGCACATCAGAAAATCTGGTGGTGATTGGAAATTAATGACATTACCAAACAACAAAACTGAACCTCCTCAAGTTGCTGGTTTAGGTTTCAGTAAAGACAATAACATTTATTACTTTGCATCGAACCATGATTTAAAAGACGAAGGCACCACTGGCCTATTCTCTTACAATTTCAGCACTGATAAAATCACCAAGTTATTCAGACATCCTGATGTTGATATAGCTTCTGCCATCACTGGCCGTAATGATGAAGTGATTGGTGTTAACTACGAAGCAGGCTATCCTGATTACTTTTACTTAGAAGATGAGTCTGTTAAAGGCGAAGTTGCATTCCACAAATCAATTCGTGCATCATTCAAAGGCCAAGCCATTGGCATAGGTACTTATACCAAAGACAGAAACATCACCACTATCAGTGTTCGCAGTGACAAAAACCCTGGTGATTACTACTTGATTGATCGACGTGATAACAAAGTCACTTATGTTGCCAGCCGCAACTCTCAAATTGATCCTAAATTAATGGCTGCAGTAGAGCCTTTCACCATGACTGCACGTGATGGTTTGAAGATGTATGGACTGATGACCATTCCAAACGGTAAAGAATTAAAAGACTTACCCATGGTAATTTACCCACATGGTGGCCCTTATGGTCCAAGAGACCGCTGGGGCTTTGACAACCGCGCACAACTACTCGCACACCATGGCTACTTAGTGGTTCAATTGGATTTCCGTGGTTCGGGCGGGTATGGTAAGAAGTTTGAAAAAGAAGGATACACCTACTGGGGCACCAAGATGCAAGACGACATCACTGATGCCACAAAATGGGCCATCAACCAAGGTTATGCTGACAAAGATCGTATTTGTATCCATGGCGTGAGTTATGGTGGTTATGCCTCTATGCAAGCGGTAGTACGCGAACCTGACTTGTACAAATGTACCATTCCTGATGCGGGTATTTACGAAGTAGAATTGCAATGGAAAAAAGCCGACTCTTTCAAAGGCAACCGCAAAGCGAGACAAAACTATTTCAAACAAATGTTTGGCACATATGAAGACCAAGCCGTATTGGACTCACGCTCTCCTGCTTTGAACCTGGATAAAGTGACTGCAGATATCTTCTTGGTTCATGGCACAGAAGATGTTCGAGTCCCTATAGAAAATGCTTATTTCTTAGAGAAAAAATTGAAAGAAAAAGGCATCAAATACAAAACCATGTATAAGAAAGACGGGCACGGATTCCAAAAAATACCACACAGACTTGACTTATACAAAGCCATATTAAAGTTTTTAAAGAAAAATATTGGTAAATAA
- a CDS encoding c-type cytochrome — MKHIILSLLLVISTHALAQDAEKGKALSATCGACHGMDGNSVNPIWPSIAGQHEKYIERQIKLFKSGARPSANMAPMVAALSDQDIKDLSAFFASQKMKLKAADPEMVELGQSIYQGGIKDRNIPACLACHGPTGQGNPLSGYPKLANQHAAYTVNELKLYRAGRVIEGSDNPNDSVMAEVAQYLSDEEITAVASYIQGLQKAK, encoded by the coding sequence ATGAAACACATCATTCTGTCTTTGTTACTGGTTATATCTACTCATGCTTTGGCACAAGATGCCGAAAAAGGTAAAGCCTTATCAGCCACTTGTGGCGCATGTCATGGCATGGACGGTAACAGCGTCAACCCAATCTGGCCTTCGATTGCCGGTCAGCATGAAAAGTACATTGAGCGCCAAATCAAGTTGTTCAAATCGGGTGCGCGCCCAAGTGCCAACATGGCACCGATGGTGGCGGCTTTGTCTGACCAAGACATCAAAGATTTGTCAGCATTCTTTGCTTCACAAAAAATGAAGTTAAAAGCAGCTGATCCTGAAATGGTTGAGTTGGGTCAAAGCATCTATCAAGGTGGCATCAAAGACCGCAACATTCCTGCTTGTTTGGCCTGTCATGGCCCAACAGGTCAAGGCAATCCACTGTCGGGTTACCCGAAATTGGCAAACCAGCATGCGGCATACACAGTGAATGAGTTGAAATTGTACCGTGCTGGCCGAGTGATTGAGGGCAGTGACAACCCCAATGACAGTGTCATGGCAGAAGTGGCTCAATATTTGAGTGATGAAGAAATCACCGCCGTAGCCAGCTACATTCAAGGCTTACAAAAAGCCAAATAA
- a CDS encoding RelA/SpoT family protein, which produces MNFEPPIQDHWIIDDTHRSESHYSQTVAVLEALKADEEMLMIYALFHALRTNHPQAKAQLQTLTSKQQQIIDDLLKIHQADWLINPKSNNAEGLRRLLFAMINDVRLVLILLAEQVVLMRAAISFSEAWQKQLATSTMTYHAALANRLGVWQIKWELEDLSFRFLQGEQYKSIAKKLAEKRKAREQFIADCSSHLLEVMAQNNIQADIAGRPKHIYSIYKKMQKKNLSFDGLYDIRAVRVLVDSVADCYATLGLVHGTWSHIPKEFDDYIAQPKGNMYQSLHTVVMIDGKTLEVQIRTHQMHEHAELGVAAHWRYKDGSKQDQNYDSKVNWMRQLLSENSSSEDLLGAFQSDTQEERIYVFTPTGDVIDLPRGCTAVDFAYHVHTEVGHRCQGAKVNGSIVPLTRPLSTGDRVDILTAKTAKPSRDWLHEQSGYLHSAKARAKVRHWFRENDFDKNLVIGKELLDNELKKFALTDIDYDAILQHFNLHQLDKLYAMIATGDITVTQVVNRAEFQTNPQKRFKKKTSKKKVTNKKAHIIVEGVDSLKTTIASCCQPKPGEQIGGYITRIRGISVHSIHCDNYLHMISEEPNRLVNVNWGDEDNWGMQSQLKLTAQNKKHVIKDISILVAQLQAQIVSLNAKSDTEAGLLHISISVQVKDFDHLKLIIDRASSLEGLIDIERVA; this is translated from the coding sequence ATGAATTTTGAACCACCAATACAAGATCATTGGATCATTGATGACACACACCGTTCTGAATCGCATTACTCACAAACTGTAGCTGTGCTTGAGGCACTCAAAGCAGACGAAGAAATGCTGATGATTTACGCGCTTTTTCATGCCTTGAGAACAAACCACCCTCAGGCAAAAGCGCAACTCCAAACACTGACATCGAAACAACAGCAAATCATTGATGATTTGCTAAAAATTCACCAAGCTGACTGGCTCATCAATCCAAAATCCAACAATGCCGAAGGATTGCGCCGCCTGTTATTCGCCATGATAAATGACGTGCGTTTGGTGCTGATCCTTCTCGCAGAACAAGTGGTCTTGATGCGAGCGGCTATTTCTTTCAGTGAAGCGTGGCAAAAACAACTGGCCACATCAACCATGACCTACCATGCTGCTTTAGCTAATCGATTGGGTGTATGGCAAATCAAGTGGGAATTGGAGGACTTGTCTTTCCGTTTTCTTCAAGGCGAACAATACAAAAGCATTGCCAAAAAACTGGCTGAGAAAAGAAAAGCCAGAGAGCAATTTATTGCAGATTGTTCGTCGCACTTACTTGAAGTAATGGCACAGAACAACATTCAGGCTGACATTGCTGGCCGTCCCAAACACATTTACAGCATTTACAAGAAAATGCAGAAAAAGAACCTCTCTTTCGATGGTTTATACGACATCAGGGCGGTACGGGTGCTTGTAGATTCTGTTGCAGACTGTTATGCCACTTTAGGCTTGGTCCATGGCACATGGTCTCATATACCCAAAGAGTTTGATGATTACATAGCGCAACCCAAAGGCAACATGTACCAATCCCTACACACTGTGGTGATGATTGACGGTAAAACCTTGGAAGTCCAAATCAGAACCCATCAAATGCATGAACATGCTGAGTTGGGTGTGGCGGCTCATTGGCGCTACAAAGACGGCAGCAAACAAGACCAAAACTATGACAGCAAAGTTAACTGGATGCGCCAGCTGCTCTCTGAAAACAGCAGTTCAGAAGACCTTTTAGGCGCTTTTCAATCTGACACTCAAGAAGAACGCATCTATGTCTTCACACCGACAGGTGATGTGATTGATTTGCCTCGAGGCTGTACAGCTGTTGATTTCGCTTATCATGTACACACCGAAGTGGGGCATCGCTGTCAAGGGGCCAAGGTTAACGGTTCCATCGTACCACTGACGCGACCACTCTCCACTGGTGATCGTGTAGACATTTTAACTGCCAAAACAGCCAAGCCATCTCGAGATTGGTTACATGAGCAGTCTGGCTATTTACACAGCGCCAAAGCAAGGGCAAAGGTACGCCACTGGTTCAGAGAAAACGACTTTGACAAAAACTTGGTCATTGGTAAAGAACTTTTAGACAATGAATTGAAAAAGTTCGCCCTCACTGACATTGACTATGATGCTATTTTGCAGCACTTCAACTTACATCAATTAGATAAGTTGTATGCAATGATTGCCACGGGCGATATCACCGTAACTCAAGTTGTCAACCGGGCCGAGTTTCAAACCAACCCTCAAAAAAGATTCAAAAAGAAGACCAGCAAAAAGAAAGTTACCAACAAAAAAGCACATATCATTGTTGAAGGCGTTGATTCACTGAAAACCACCATCGCGAGTTGCTGCCAACCCAAGCCAGGTGAACAAATCGGAGGCTACATTACACGCATAAGAGGTATCAGTGTTCACAGCATACATTGTGACAATTACCTTCACATGATTTCTGAAGAACCTAACAGGTTGGTTAATGTGAACTGGGGAGATGAAGACAACTGGGGCATGCAAAGTCAACTCAAACTGACTGCCCAAAACAAAAAACACGTCATCAAAGACATCAGTATCTTGGTTGCTCAACTTCAAGCACAAATTGTTTCACTGAATGCCAAAAGTGATACTGAAGCGGGCCTTTTACACATCAGTATCAGCGTTCAAGTCAAAGACTTTGACCACCTTAAACTGATCATCGATCGCGCTTCCAGCCTAGAAGGCTTGATAGATATAGAACGTGTAGCTTAA